One window of Enterobacter sp. RHBSTW-00175 genomic DNA carries:
- a CDS encoding iron ABC transporter permease yields the protein MTAVVHQARQGFILTTSCLLSVVLLFLVIAVGVSVGELSIPLQNVFYTISNKMGLTAVPLNRIYESVIWDFRLSRALVAACCGAGLAICGAVLQSLLKNALAEPYVLGVSAGASTGAVSVVVLGIGTGAVSLSAGAFAGAFAAFVFVAFLTNGARGGNERTILAGVAASQLFNAITAYTISTSASAQQARDVMFWLLGSFSGVRWPEFQLALVVVLAGLAVCLYYSRALDAFTFGDDAAASLGIAVPWVRLILFTTTALITATIVSMAGSIGFVGLVVPHVMRFFFGPLHRILLIASALAGAILMVLADIASRLLIAPQSLPVGVVTALVGVPFFAVIIYRSRNK from the coding sequence ATGACCGCTGTTGTTCATCAAGCGCGACAGGGATTCATCCTGACGACCTCGTGTTTGCTTTCCGTCGTGCTGTTGTTCCTGGTGATCGCCGTTGGCGTCAGCGTGGGTGAGCTTTCTATTCCACTGCAAAACGTCTTTTACACCATCAGCAATAAAATGGGGCTGACCGCAGTCCCGCTAAACCGCATTTATGAAAGCGTGATTTGGGATTTTCGCCTGAGTCGTGCGCTGGTGGCCGCGTGCTGCGGCGCGGGCCTGGCAATTTGCGGGGCGGTGCTGCAAAGCTTGTTGAAGAACGCGCTGGCTGAACCTTATGTGCTGGGCGTGTCTGCGGGGGCATCAACGGGCGCGGTATCGGTGGTGGTATTAGGCATCGGCACCGGTGCGGTGTCGCTCTCGGCAGGCGCATTTGCCGGGGCGTTTGCCGCCTTTGTCTTTGTGGCTTTCCTGACAAACGGCGCGCGTGGCGGCAACGAACGCACCATTCTGGCGGGCGTTGCCGCCTCTCAACTTTTCAACGCCATTACCGCATATACCATCAGCACCTCGGCAAGCGCGCAGCAGGCCCGCGACGTGATGTTCTGGCTACTGGGCAGTTTCAGTGGCGTGAGGTGGCCTGAGTTTCAGCTGGCGCTGGTGGTCGTTCTGGCCGGGCTGGCGGTTTGCCTTTATTACTCGCGCGCGCTGGATGCCTTTACCTTTGGCGATGACGCCGCCGCGTCACTGGGTATTGCCGTGCCCTGGGTACGCCTGATCCTGTTCACCACGACTGCGCTAATCACTGCCACCATTGTCAGCATGGCAGGCTCCATCGGCTTTGTCGGGCTGGTTGTGCCGCATGTGATGCGCTTCTTCTTTGGGCCGTTGCATCGCATTCTGCTGATCGCCAGCGCGCTGGCCGGGGCCATTCTGATGGTGCTGGCAGACATTGCTTCGCGTTTACTGATTGCCCCCCAAAGCCTGCCTGTGGGCGTTGTCACCGCCCTGGTTGGCGTGCCTTTCTTTGCCGTTATCATCTACCGTTCAAGGAATAAGTGA
- a CDS encoding ABC transporter ATP-binding protein, whose product MSITAENITWKVGNKVIVNDVSLNIARGETVGLLGPNGCGKSSLLRVLAGLRRPDAGCVKLDGHNIARMPKKQLARRVAFVEQHGMTDANMRVRDVVKLGRIPHHSPFSNWSTQDDETVTSALQRVDMLDRSEQGWLSLSGGERQRVHIARALAQSPTEILLDEPTNHLDIHHQIQLMHLISELPVTSIVAIHDLNHAAMFCDSLIVMQKGQIVTTGTPQEILSEELLWDVFRVKTKIEISAYHGKKHIHFIV is encoded by the coding sequence ATGAGTATCACCGCTGAAAATATTACCTGGAAGGTAGGCAATAAAGTCATCGTCAACGATGTCTCGCTGAACATCGCGCGCGGGGAAACCGTTGGGCTACTTGGCCCTAACGGCTGTGGTAAATCGTCGCTTTTACGTGTGCTGGCGGGGCTACGTCGCCCGGATGCCGGGTGCGTGAAGCTTGACGGGCATAACATCGCCCGGATGCCCAAAAAGCAGCTTGCCCGCCGCGTGGCATTCGTTGAACAACACGGCATGACCGATGCCAACATGCGTGTACGTGATGTGGTGAAGCTGGGGCGTATTCCGCACCATTCGCCTTTCTCCAACTGGAGCACGCAGGATGATGAAACCGTCACCTCCGCCCTGCAACGTGTAGATATGCTCGATCGCAGCGAACAAGGCTGGCTGAGCTTATCCGGCGGGGAGCGCCAGCGTGTGCATATCGCCCGTGCCCTGGCGCAATCCCCCACTGAAATTCTGCTGGATGAACCGACCAACCACCTGGATATTCATCACCAGATCCAGCTGATGCATTTGATAAGCGAGCTGCCGGTAACCAGCATCGTGGCGATCCACGATCTCAACCACGCAGCGATGTTTTGTGATTCGCTGATTGTGATGCAAAAAGGCCAAATCGTCACTACCGGGACACCGCAGGAGATCCTGAGCGAAGAACTGCTCTGGGATGTATTCCGGGTCAAAACCAAAATTGAGATCTCTGCGTACCATGGCAAAAAGCATATCCACTTCATTGTTTAA
- a CDS encoding MFS transporter, with protein MSLFSLRPATTLWPPVLLGSQFVFNIGFYAVVPFLAIFLRDDLMLSGGLIGLVLGLRTFSQQGMFIVGGALSDRFGARVIILCGCLVRIAGYLLLAFGQSLWPIILGACLTGIGGALFSPSIEALLAKAGTQSEAKGKRSRAEWFALFAVCGELGAVLGPVAGALLTGLGFRQVALAGAGVFVVALIVLFFCLPPAQRSKQTLEIHPWWSTFRQPRFVAFIIAYSSWLLSYNQLYLALPVEIERAGGSEKDLGPLFMLASVLIILFQLPLARFARRVGAVRILPAGFLLLSASFASVALFAAHPPPEGWLRLLPAGCFVTLLTCGQMLLVPSAKDLIPWFAKESTLGAHYGALSTAGGCAVLAGNLLFGSQLDHALTPSPQAVFPWLQLAFFPLCSAVALVFICRPMRAARVSRA; from the coding sequence ATGTCACTGTTTTCCCTACGCCCTGCGACAACACTCTGGCCGCCCGTGTTACTGGGCAGCCAGTTCGTTTTTAACATTGGCTTTTACGCGGTAGTCCCCTTTCTGGCGATTTTCCTGCGTGACGATTTGATGCTCTCCGGCGGGCTTATCGGGCTGGTTCTGGGGCTGCGCACGTTCTCGCAGCAGGGCATGTTTATCGTCGGGGGCGCACTTTCAGACCGGTTTGGTGCCCGGGTGATTATCCTGTGCGGCTGTCTTGTCCGCATCGCGGGGTATCTTCTGCTGGCGTTTGGTCAGTCCCTGTGGCCCATCATTCTGGGGGCATGTCTGACGGGCATTGGCGGTGCGCTTTTCTCTCCATCCATTGAAGCGCTGCTGGCAAAAGCGGGAACACAGAGTGAAGCAAAGGGCAAGCGCAGCCGCGCGGAGTGGTTTGCGCTGTTTGCCGTATGCGGTGAACTGGGCGCCGTACTCGGCCCGGTGGCTGGCGCCCTGCTTACCGGGCTTGGCTTTCGCCAGGTTGCTCTGGCGGGTGCAGGCGTCTTTGTGGTTGCGCTGATCGTGCTGTTTTTTTGCCTTCCTCCTGCTCAGCGCAGTAAGCAAACGCTGGAGATCCACCCGTGGTGGAGCACGTTCCGCCAGCCGCGATTTGTCGCTTTTATTATCGCCTACAGTTCGTGGTTGCTGAGTTACAACCAGCTTTATCTGGCGCTGCCGGTAGAAATAGAGCGCGCTGGCGGCAGTGAGAAAGATCTTGGCCCGCTCTTTATGCTGGCTTCAGTGCTGATAATCCTGTTTCAGTTACCGCTTGCGCGTTTCGCCCGTCGGGTGGGGGCTGTCAGAATCTTACCGGCGGGGTTTCTGCTGCTTTCGGCATCGTTTGCGAGCGTGGCCCTGTTTGCCGCCCACCCTCCACCGGAAGGCTGGCTGAGGCTTCTGCCTGCGGGGTGTTTTGTTACGCTACTGACGTGCGGGCAAATGCTGCTGGTACCGTCCGCGAAAGATCTCATCCCGTGGTTTGCGAAAGAGTCTACGCTTGGTGCACACTACGGCGCGCTCTCTACCGCCGGGGGTTGCGCGGTGCTGGCGGGGAATTTACTGTTCGGCAGCCAGCTGGATCACGCGCTAACACCGTCACCACAGGCCGTTTTCCCCTGGCTACAGCTGGCGTTTTTCCCTTTATGCAGCGCGGTGGCCCTGGTGTTCATCTGCCGCCCAATGCGCGCAGCACGGGTTTCCCGGGCGTAG
- a CDS encoding nitrous oxide-stimulated promoter family protein: MSGKRIAREKETIGKMIALYENKCPQALKEEGHYQAFNDYADKRLDKCVFGEEKPACKQCPVHCYQPAKREEMKQVMRWAGPRMLWRHPILTIRHLIDDRRPVPELPEKYRPKKQ, from the coding sequence ATGTCTGGAAAACGCATCGCACGAGAAAAAGAGACGATCGGTAAAATGATCGCGTTGTATGAAAATAAGTGCCCGCAGGCTTTGAAAGAAGAGGGGCATTATCAGGCGTTTAATGATTATGCAGATAAACGCCTGGATAAATGTGTCTTTGGCGAAGAGAAGCCCGCCTGCAAGCAGTGCCCCGTCCACTGCTATCAGCCGGCAAAACGTGAAGAGATGAAGCAGGTGATGCGTTGGGCCGGGCCGCGAATGCTATGGCGACACCCCATCCTGACTATCCGCCATCTGATTGACGATCGCCGCCCGGTTCCTGAATTACCGGAAAAATACCGGCCAAAAAAACAGTAA
- a CDS encoding SymE family type I addiction module toxin produces MQEIAITKPYRHLKVGYFRKRHEDRKTKIPTRYSVHAALSLKGDWLEKAGFTTNSQVRVGVEHGKIVIELMAEDVS; encoded by the coding sequence ATGCAAGAGATCGCTATCACCAAACCCTATCGCCACCTGAAGGTCGGTTACTTCAGAAAGCGTCACGAAGACCGTAAAACTAAAATCCCGACCCGCTATAGCGTCCACGCAGCGCTAAGCCTGAAAGGAGACTGGCTGGAAAAAGCCGGATTTACCACAAACTCACAGGTAAGAGTGGGTGTTGAACATGGAAAAATCGTCATTGAGTTAATGGCGGAAGACGTCTCGTAA
- a CDS encoding ThiF family adenylyltransferase, translating to MPDCLNKKIDQLSTILAPYGARKLSTNELSKFNGKYVCAWELVTDLEFSNEPIVLQLRYKTLSQFDIPDVFISSPKIDVCQLPHLEKNGKLCVWPDSYIIDHNDMTYAVDLLNDAILMLRKGINGDLNEDFIDEFQNYWIYQCNKIDRLISQCDLTNKNTRLVFGYRTRKFGVIYSDTQKELINWLENQKILPLESDGSNSKDKRIRQQQLSKVVSIPLIFFNEAWYPSQYPKTARDFFELINQQQEDPESTIELILRSCANMFNVKPIILVSFPTPSGMNIIGIQIPKGVSDLATDRFDTRGISRGRFRNTALLDGYRNYIDGKILKNRIGQTKTENLIVDRSDDSWLTGREHNKTYKKISEHKVAIVGCGSVGSSVSRLLLQSGIRKMMLWDDDLMKSENSSRHLLGFDSVYKNKALALASRLREEFPNVYIEAFNEDWTEDSKNNKKIAEADIIVSCTAHWNTEQQLIKRQSEDILGAIVFAFVEAHAMAGHVIVNQVDSNAFNSWHITEGKNIGALKYPATYWKENTRKRIAACAGEFQPYGAIPLTNLHALTARTVIDLIMDRFSNKSFAYSYIGREAELLELGGNWNDKWIAQFGNPGKGDCIIPLIFENSNWEKSDA from the coding sequence ATGCCTGATTGTCTTAATAAAAAGATAGATCAGTTGAGCACTATCCTTGCACCTTATGGTGCAAGGAAGCTTTCTACGAATGAATTATCAAAATTCAACGGTAAATATGTTTGTGCTTGGGAATTAGTAACTGATTTAGAATTTAGTAATGAACCTATTGTATTGCAACTAAGATACAAAACTCTTAGTCAATTTGACATCCCAGATGTGTTTATTTCCTCACCAAAAATTGATGTTTGCCAACTCCCACACTTGGAAAAAAATGGCAAGTTATGTGTTTGGCCTGACAGTTATATCATCGATCATAATGATATGACCTATGCAGTCGATTTACTAAACGATGCTATACTAATGCTAAGAAAAGGAATAAATGGTGATTTAAATGAGGATTTTATTGATGAGTTCCAGAACTATTGGATTTATCAATGTAATAAAATAGATCGACTTATAAGCCAGTGTGATCTAACAAATAAAAACACAAGGTTGGTTTTCGGTTATCGGACCCGGAAATTTGGAGTAATATATTCTGACACACAAAAAGAATTAATTAACTGGTTGGAAAACCAAAAAATATTGCCATTAGAATCGGATGGAAGTAATTCAAAAGATAAACGAATAAGGCAACAGCAACTCTCTAAAGTAGTTTCAATTCCATTGATATTCTTCAATGAAGCCTGGTATCCGAGTCAGTATCCCAAAACTGCAAGGGATTTTTTTGAACTCATAAATCAGCAACAGGAAGATCCAGAAAGCACTATTGAATTGATCTTAAGATCTTGTGCTAATATGTTCAATGTCAAGCCCATAATTCTAGTTTCATTCCCAACGCCTTCTGGGATGAATATTATAGGAATACAGATTCCTAAGGGAGTTAGTGATCTTGCCACTGACCGCTTTGATACCAGAGGTATTAGTCGGGGTCGATTCAGAAATACAGCTTTATTAGATGGTTATAGAAATTACATTGATGGAAAGATTTTAAAAAATAGAATAGGCCAAACTAAAACAGAAAATCTTATAGTAGACCGTTCTGACGATTCTTGGTTAACGGGTCGTGAGCATAACAAAACTTACAAGAAAATCTCTGAACATAAAGTAGCTATCGTCGGATGTGGTTCAGTAGGATCTTCGGTATCAAGACTGTTACTTCAATCAGGCATTAGAAAAATGATGCTTTGGGATGATGATTTAATGAAGAGTGAAAACTCCTCTCGTCATCTATTAGGATTTGATTCTGTTTATAAAAATAAAGCATTAGCTCTTGCCTCAAGGCTACGGGAAGAGTTTCCAAATGTCTATATAGAAGCTTTTAATGAAGATTGGACAGAAGATTCCAAGAATAACAAAAAAATTGCAGAAGCCGATATTATAGTAAGCTGCACTGCACATTGGAATACTGAACAGCAGTTAATTAAAAGACAGTCGGAAGACATTCTCGGTGCTATTGTCTTTGCATTTGTTGAAGCTCATGCAATGGCGGGGCATGTAATAGTCAACCAAGTGGATTCTAATGCTTTTAATAGCTGGCATATTACAGAAGGCAAAAATATAGGTGCATTAAAATATCCTGCTACTTACTGGAAAGAAAATACTCGTAAAAGAATAGCAGCATGTGCCGGAGAGTTCCAACCATACGGAGCTATCCCTTTGACTAATTTACATGCTCTAACGGCAAGAACTGTAATAGATCTAATCATGGATCGTTTTTCAAATAAATCTTTTGCATATAGTTACATAGGAAGAGAAGCAGAGCTTTTAGAACTTGGTGGTAACTGGAATGATAAATGGATTGCACAATTCGGAAACCCAGGAAAGGGTGATTGTATTATACCTTTGATTTTTGAAAATTCTAATTGGGAAAAAAGTGATGCATAA
- a CDS encoding Mov34/MPN/PAD-1 family protein — protein sequence MHKFHCAELDFKICISQSIVDELFSHRQTHCFSKESGGMLFSNNLNDSEIEINKITTPGSTDLRKRNYFKLDEKKAKEDIISLFKQGFHYLGDWHTHNEGMASPSGTDIRSIQDLFIKSGHTRPFFLMLIIPNKENISHCYLSAADGKMLYKFTYQKPNK from the coding sequence ATGCATAAATTTCATTGTGCCGAATTAGATTTCAAAATATGCATCAGCCAAAGCATAGTAGATGAATTATTTTCTCATCGTCAAACCCACTGTTTTAGTAAAGAATCAGGAGGTATGCTATTTTCCAATAATCTCAATGATTCTGAGATTGAAATCAATAAAATAACTACACCAGGCTCTACTGACTTGAGGAAAAGAAATTATTTCAAGTTAGATGAGAAAAAAGCCAAAGAAGATATCATATCGTTATTCAAGCAGGGTTTCCACTACTTAGGTGATTGGCATACACATAACGAAGGAATGGCAAGCCCATCAGGAACAGATATCCGCAGTATCCAAGACTTATTTATCAAATCAGGTCATACAAGACCTTTTTTTCTCATGCTAATAATCCCAAACAAAGAAAATATTTCACACTGTTATTTATCAGCAGCAGATGGGAAGATGTTATATAAATTCACATATCAAAAACCAAACAAATAA
- a CDS encoding class I SAM-dependent DNA methyltransferase, whose product MARKPKEIKTDPLEVILWKAADKLRKNIDAAEYKHVVLGLIFLKYISDSFESHYELLKAGEGEFAGADPEDKDEYTAYNIFFVPELARWNYLISKAKLPEIGKLVDDAMELIEAGNPQLKGVLPKVYARQNLDATVLGELIDLIGNIALGDAKARSADVLGHVFEYFLGEFALAEGKQGGQFYTPKSIVSLLVNMLEPYKGRVFDPCCGSGGMFVQSEKFVEAHQGNIDDISIYGQESNQTTWRLAKMNLAIRGINSEHVRWNNEGSFLNDAHKDLKSDFIIANPPFNVSDWSGEQLRGDARWQYGIPPAGNANFAWMQHFLYHLSPKGQAGVVLAKGALTSKSSGEGDIRAALVKDANVIDCIVNLPAKLFLNTQIPAALWFMRRDRENSSHYRDRSKEILFIDARNLGHLINRRSKVLSDEDIKTIADTYHNWRNKGGDYEDVAGFCASVDINEVAKLDYVLTPGRYVGLADEEDDFDFKERFTALKAEFEAQLEEEAHLNKSIAESLAKVVL is encoded by the coding sequence ATGGCAAGAAAACCTAAAGAAATCAAAACAGATCCGTTAGAAGTCATCCTGTGGAAAGCGGCAGACAAGCTGCGTAAAAACATTGATGCAGCCGAGTATAAGCATGTCGTGCTGGGCCTCATTTTCCTTAAGTATATTTCTGATTCTTTTGAATCTCATTATGAGTTGCTGAAGGCAGGTGAAGGCGAGTTCGCAGGCGCTGACCCGGAAGATAAAGACGAGTACACCGCTTACAACATTTTCTTTGTCCCTGAGCTTGCACGCTGGAACTATCTAATATCTAAGGCCAAGCTACCTGAAATCGGTAAGCTGGTTGATGATGCTATGGAGCTTATCGAAGCGGGTAACCCACAGCTAAAAGGTGTGCTGCCGAAAGTCTACGCTCGCCAGAACCTCGACGCCACCGTGCTGGGTGAACTGATAGATTTGATTGGCAACATTGCACTGGGAGATGCCAAAGCGCGTTCTGCTGATGTATTAGGCCACGTATTCGAATACTTCCTTGGTGAATTTGCACTGGCAGAAGGTAAACAGGGCGGTCAGTTCTATACGCCAAAATCCATCGTAAGCCTGCTGGTTAACATGCTGGAACCCTATAAAGGCCGAGTCTTTGACCCCTGCTGTGGTTCTGGTGGTATGTTCGTTCAGTCAGAAAAATTTGTAGAAGCACATCAGGGAAATATTGACGATATTTCGATCTATGGGCAGGAGTCCAACCAGACCACCTGGCGTCTGGCAAAAATGAACCTGGCAATTCGTGGGATTAATTCTGAACACGTTCGCTGGAATAATGAAGGTTCATTTCTTAACGATGCTCACAAAGATTTGAAATCTGATTTTATCATAGCTAACCCACCGTTTAACGTTTCCGACTGGTCTGGTGAGCAGCTTCGTGGTGATGCCCGCTGGCAATATGGCATTCCACCTGCTGGCAACGCTAACTTTGCCTGGATGCAACACTTCCTGTATCACCTGTCGCCAAAAGGTCAGGCTGGCGTTGTGCTGGCAAAAGGGGCTTTAACCTCTAAAAGTTCGGGTGAAGGTGATATTCGTGCAGCACTGGTCAAAGATGCCAATGTGATTGATTGTATCGTTAACTTACCCGCAAAACTGTTCCTGAATACCCAGATCCCAGCGGCCTTATGGTTTATGCGCCGAGATCGTGAAAACAGCAGTCATTATCGTGATCGCAGTAAAGAAATTCTGTTTATTGATGCCCGTAATCTTGGTCATTTAATCAACCGCCGTAGCAAAGTGCTTTCTGACGAAGATATCAAAACTATTGCTGACACCTACCATAACTGGCGTAACAAAGGTGGCGACTACGAAGATGTGGCTGGTTTCTGTGCATCTGTCGATATCAATGAAGTCGCTAAACTTGATTATGTGCTGACGCCTGGCCGTTATGTTGGCCTTGCTGACGAAGAAGACGATTTTGACTTTAAAGAACGTTTTACGGCTCTTAAAGCGGAGTTTGAAGCACAATTGGAAGAAGAAGCGCATCTGAATAAGTCTATCGCTGAGAGTCTGGCGAAGGTGGTTTTATGA
- a CDS encoding restriction endonuclease subunit S, producing MSQWIKTKLGEIVILNYGKALKAQDRNAGSIPVYSSGGLTGWHNKALINEQGIIIGRKGTVGKAYLTYGPFWCIDTAYYILPNPSKYDFVFLFYLLKTLGLEELNEDSAVPGLNRDTAYSQEILLPSLPEQKAIASVLSSLDDKIDLLHRQNKTLESMAETLFRQWFILDSTGVSVSIDQIIDFNPKRTLIKSQDATYLDMAGLSTVIFRANGYYRRPFSSGTKFTKRDTLLARITPCLENGKAAYIDFLDDNETGWGSTEFIVMRPKKEIHPFISYIMCRNPDFKEYAESCMEGSTGRQRVNLDHLKKFNVNLPTEASLRIINELLDSFESKLINNSKQIDSLEKLRDTLLPKLMSGEVRVQYAEEAIASVA from the coding sequence ATGAGTCAGTGGATAAAAACTAAACTTGGTGAGATTGTCATTCTTAATTATGGTAAAGCATTAAAGGCACAGGATAGGAATGCTGGCTCTATACCTGTATATAGTTCAGGTGGATTAACTGGTTGGCATAACAAAGCATTAATAAACGAACAAGGAATTATTATTGGTCGTAAAGGAACTGTTGGGAAAGCGTACTTAACTTATGGACCATTTTGGTGTATTGATACTGCTTATTATATTTTACCTAACCCTTCGAAATATGATTTTGTTTTTTTATTCTATTTGTTGAAAACATTAGGGCTGGAAGAACTGAACGAAGATAGCGCTGTTCCTGGACTAAACAGGGATACCGCTTATAGTCAAGAGATCCTATTACCTTCACTGCCAGAGCAAAAAGCCATCGCCTCTGTGCTGTCCTCTCTTGATGACAAAATAGACTTGCTTCATCGCCAGAATAAAACTCTGGAATCCATGGCCGAAACCCTGTTTAGGCAGTGGTTTATTTTAGATAGTACTGGTGTATCAGTTAGTATAGATCAGATAATTGACTTTAATCCAAAGCGAACTTTAATTAAAAGCCAAGACGCTACTTATTTGGACATGGCTGGACTGAGCACTGTTATTTTTCGTGCAAATGGATATTACAGACGTCCATTTTCTTCAGGAACTAAATTTACTAAACGAGATACCTTGCTAGCCAGAATTACCCCATGTTTAGAAAATGGGAAAGCGGCCTATATTGATTTTTTAGACGACAATGAAACTGGATGGGGTTCTACCGAATTCATAGTTATGCGTCCTAAAAAAGAAATCCATCCTTTTATCTCATATATCATGTGCCGAAACCCGGACTTCAAAGAATATGCAGAAAGCTGTATGGAAGGTTCAACTGGCAGACAACGAGTTAACTTGGATCATCTTAAGAAGTTCAATGTTAATCTGCCAACAGAAGCTTCGCTACGTATAATTAATGAGCTATTAGATTCATTTGAAAGTAAACTTATTAACAACTCAAAACAAATTGATAGCTTAGAAAAACTCCGCGATACCTTACTTCCCAAACTGATGAGCGGTGAAGTACGGGTTCAGTATGCAGAAGAAGCAATCGCATCAGTAGCATAA